The Chlorocebus sabaeus isolate Y175 chromosome 20, mChlSab1.0.hap1, whole genome shotgun sequence genomic sequence CCTAAGAGCTTCCATTCTCCAAGATATGTACAATCTCTCCTCAACATAAACAAAGCCAGGACTCCAGTTAAGGATCCCTGAATGTCACCACAGAAAGTGCAGGGGTAGAAGTGGGGCGGAGAAGGCAGGCATCCTGACCCACCATGAGTACAGACAGAAGCTTCAAGACAGTCTTTCAATCTCCCCTCCAAAGCTTTTATCTCCACCATAGGATCTCTGCAAAGTGCTTGTCCAAAGTGCCTTCCTGATTGTTACAATGCTCTTTATAATGTCAATTTGCAATCTTTCTCCCTGCAGTATGAACTCACTGACTGTTCCTCTTGGAGCTCAAAGGACAAGTTCAAGACTTTGATCACATGACAGCCCTTCAAACCAAATATTTGCACACATCCATTATATCCTTCTGATGGTCTCTTCTTCTGAATGAACTTCCCTATTTCCTTCAACTATTTCTTATGTGATCTGGTTCTGAATCCTCTCATATCCTGAGTGTTCCTTGATGCTGGATACTGCAGGTGTGGGATGAACACAGCAGAGTAGAATCAACTACTTTTTTATTCTAGAGACTTCAATTCGACTAAAGTAGCTTAAGATTAGTTTGCTTTTTTGGCAATCAAAACACATGAATAACTCATATTGGATTATTTTCTgctaatatgtttaatttttttatattgtacTGCTTTGCTAAATCACATCTTCTCAATCCGGAACTTGCTCAGGTAATTTTTGGACCCGAGTACATTATCCAGCACTTAACATTTTTGTTAGACTTGGCCTGTTTGACTCCTTTTGGATCCTAATTCTGCCCGAGCTCTTGCATTTGCTATCTGTCCCAGCTTTCTGTCAGGCATATAATTGATGGCCATAGCATTCTATAGTTTTGAATGAAGTTCATGTTAAGAAAATTGAATAGGGCAAGGCCAAAGATGAAGCTCTCTGGTGTATCAATAGAAAATGAATTCCAGGCTATCATGGTCCACTCACCAGTACCACTGATTTTTAAAGTCACCGAATTAGATTAGCATTCTCTTCACTTTTCTTTATCTTATCCCCAGGTCATAATGAGAAATCTTGTCAAAAATCTCCTGAAGTTTGGGTACATGTTCTCTGTTGCACTTCTTTGATTTGTCAATTTAGTAGCCttatcataaaagaaaattaggttattattattcttgagacagagtctcactctgttgcccaggctacagtgtagtggcatgatgataactcactgcagcctccaactccagggctcaagtgatcctcctgcctcagcctccaagtagctgggagtacaggtgtgtgctaccatacccagctaatttttaaaaatttttgctgatatggggtcttgctgtttcccaggatggttttgaacttctgacctcaagcgatcctcctgcctcagcctcttaaagtgctgggattacaggcatgagccaccacactcagccaaaatTAGGCTATTTTGATGTGACTTGTTCTTAGTAAAtccacactgggtcctattgatAACTTCCTTTCCCCCATCCTGCCCAAGTACTCATAATCTTAATATTCCATTCTAGAATCTTGCCTAGGAGCAATATCTTACCTGTTTGTTTGTAGTTTGTGAAAggtacttcatttttctttttgaaaattaaaactatgttCATTCATCTCCAATTTTACAGCATGTTCTCTGTTCTCTAATATTCCTCAAAATCTCTTATAGgagtttacatcttttttttcaagggtttgaggatcaaatgagaagGTATTCTAATGTGTGAATTCTAAAATGGTATATAGATACAGGCAGTATGGTTGTCatgttattattactactactgaGTACTAAATACGGCTTTGTTTAGGCTTGAAATACAAATTCTTCAAACTTCAGAGTTGCAGAGCTTCCTTTTTGTTCCAAAGCAGCCAAGGTATAGGGGAGTGAACAACATCCAGAACCGGTTGAATAGTCTTGCATGAACAGAAGTTCCAAATGGTCTGTGGGCTGGTAAATTGGGCATCCTTGTTGCCTCTGATCATTCTTGGGGTTCTCATCCATTGGTGATCTCCAATTCAGTGCCTACCTGGTTGGGCATATGGTCAGGCCCAAATAATTTGAAGTTTTCCATGGGTAAGGTCATGGGGAAAAtagaggtgggaggtggggtgggcagTGTGAAGAATCATAAAATGCAATGGTTCGGACTTTTTCGAATGGAGAATGTAATGAGCCTCTCTAAGAAGGGCCAAACTCCCCAGAGATCGCCCTGCTCCACAGAAGATCTGGCCATCAGATCCAGGGTCCAAGGGCTCAAGTGACTAAAATTCTTTCTGTGCTGGAAAAGTACAAGTTACTGTTTGAACAAGGGTGCCAGGCACCTTGTATTAAGTGAATGGTCTCCTATTTCAGTGGCTTGCCCCACTTTCTGCTATCAGAACAAATAGCAATCCTGAATTTGAGCCTGTGCAGACATAGCTGCTAGTTAATGTACACCCCTAGCCCTCCTACTTCACTCCATCAAAACAATTTTGCCACCCACAATCTGGCATTTCTGCCAGTCCTTGAGAAAATGTCCCAGTGCTGCCAGGAAGTTTCAACATGTTGCTTCTCCTCCACCActgcttatttctttttgttcaaaTCCCATCTGTACTCTTCCTAAAACTGCCCTAGACTCTAACTCACACCAAATTTCCCCAGATAATGCAaacagatgatgatgatgataaaaaatgaaatggtcTAGGTGCTTAGAGAGCATCTTGAAGGGTAAAAGAATGGGTAGTTTCTGCTATTCTCTAAACCAGATGAATATCTTAGTATCACCAGTGGGTATTGGCTTGGGGGTAGAGCagagaatgaagaaattaaggttgtgtgtgtgtgtgtgtgtgtgtgtgtgtgtgtgtgttaaggggGATTGGTCCAGAAGGATTTCAACAGGATAGCTTGTCTTGCTTCAtagccattcatgagggtggggaGGGATCCTATTTCAAAATTAGAGATCTTTGGAGGACTGGTTTTGTGGTGAAGGCTCTCGTTAGTCTCACCCTCACCTTCAAGGAACTGTGAAGCTACTGctctttcctttctgcctctCTTCCTCTAAGAATTACAAATATCAGACTGTATTGCAATTATTTGCTTACTAAATAGGCATCTTTCTCACTAGGCTGTGAGTTCTTGGAGAGCAGAatgatgtcattttattttattttattttttattttttttgagacggagtcttgctttgtcacccaggctggagtgcagtggcgcgatgtcagctcactgtaacctctgtctcccgggttcaagcgattctcctgcctcggcctcccaagtagctgggactacaggctcatgccaccatgcccagctaatttttgtatttttagtagagacagggttttgccatgttggccaggctggtcttgaactcctgacctccggtgatccgcctgccttggtccctgcacagtgcctggcacatagcaagtgctcaaaaaatatttggtaaTACAAGAAGACATAAGTGACACCCAAATGAATGTTAATTCCTCCCTCCCATGGGATGGGGGTTAGGAGTCAGCTGGATTTCTATGATAACCTCCATTATGCTCTCTTGCTCCCTCCAGATGACATCAGTTGCCAAGGTGTATTACAGTCAGACCACTCAGACAGAAAGCCGGCCCCTAATGGGCCCAGGGATACGACGGCGGAGAGTCCTGACAAAAGATGGTcgcagcaatgtgagaatggagcACATTGCCGACAAGCGCTTCCTCTACCTCAAGGACCTGTGGACAACCTTCATTGACATGCAGTGGCGCTACAAGCTTCTGCTCTTCTCTGCgacctttgcaggcacatggttCCTCTTTGGCGTGGTGTGGTATTTGGTAGCTGTGGCACATGGGGACCTGCTGGAGCTGGACCCCCCGGCCAACCACACCCCCTGTGTGGTACAGGTGCACACACTCACTGGAGCCTTCCTCTTTTCCCTTGAATCCCAAACCACCATTGGCTATGGCTTCCGCTACATCAGTGAGGAATGTCCACTGGCCATTGTGCTTCTTATTGCCCAGCTGGTGCTCACCACCATCCTGGAAATCTTCATCACAGGTACCTTTCTGGCGAAGATTGCCCGGCCCAAGAAGCGGGCTGAGACCATTCGTTTCAGCCAGCATGCAGTTGTGGCCTCCCACAATGGGAAGCCCTGCCTCATGATCCGAGTTGCCAACATGCGCAAGAGCCTCCTCATTGGCTGCCAGGTGACAGGAAAACTGCTTCAGACCCACCAAACCAAGGAGGGGGAGAACATCCGGCTCAACCAAGTCAATGTGACTTTCCAAGTAGACACGGCCTCTGACAGCCCCTTCCTTATTCTACCCCTTACCTTCTATCATGTGGTAGATGAGACCAGTCCCTTGAAAGATCTCCCTCTTCGCAGCGGTGAGGGTGACTTCGAGCTGGTGCTGATCCTAAGTGGGACAGTGGAGTCTACCAGTGCCACCTGTCAGGTGCGCACTTCCTACCTGCCAGAGGAGATCCTTTGGGGCTATGAGTTCACACCTGCCATCTCGCTGTCAGCCAGTGGTAAATACATAGCTGACTTCAGTCTTTTTGACCAAGTTGTGAAAGTGGCCTCTCCTAGTGGCCTTCGTGACAGCACTGTACGCTACGGAGATCCTGAAAAGCTCAAGCTGGAGGAGTCATTAAGGGAGCAAGCTGAGAAGGAGGGCAGTGCCCTTAGTGTGCGCATCAGCAATGTCTGATGACCTGTTCCCACTCCCCCATTCCTCtggtctcttttcctctctttcaatGCCCTGGTAAGGAATACTATCCAGGTTTACTGGAGATCACCCGAAGCACCCATCCTCCACCCCCTCTTCTTTAACCCAGTGGCCTGTCGGTAGCTTAGGCCAACTGGAGTCCAGGTTCCCCTCCCACTGTCCCCTTTCCACTCCTCCCGCTTCTGCCCCAATACATATACCTCCCTTAAGCCAGGATGGGGGAAAGAGAGGGATTAGGCTGAAGTGGCTTAGAAGGCCTCAGCCATGCTTGGATACTCACATTAGGAGGATCATGTGGTTGGACGGACAGACTCCCCCCACCTCCCGCCACCACCATGAAGTTTGGTGACTTGAGGCTGGAGCTCCCTCTGTTACCTTTCCATCTAGCAAGTTCCCAAAGGCAAGACTCTCTCTGATGGTCACTTTGTGGTCTGTGCTTTCAGAAATACAGGAATCTGATATCAATGTATCCTAGGGTTTCTACCAACTTCTGTTGAAAGAAGCCAGGGTTTGCCACCATGAAGCTGATTTCTGCTGGTGACTTCTGACCATAACCTAGAATCATAGTCACCACTATTTTTCCTCTATAGTTTGTCAAGTGAACACTCTCAGGATACCCAGTTCCTTCATAGCCTGTTCTCAGAGAATTGGAGTTGGCCTAAGAAACATAAACATATAACCACCCATATCTATCCTGGATTCTGAACTCTTCAATTTGGAGTGACTAACACAAGTTGTTGTCTAAACCTTTAAACCTATCTTCCAGGTAGCCCAGAGAAGATCTGTTTCCCTGTGTCCTGTGAATGGAAGGACACAAGCCAATATGTTCCTTTGAAAAGAGTCCAGTACCAAGGCCCCATGGAAAGGCCTGAAAATAATATTCCAGATTACATTGTACCtggcttctcttcttcctttcctgcccAGCCTAGATCCTTCTTCCTTAACCCCAACTCtttgggagaagggagggaaaatgCAAGGGCCTTCCTCTCTTAACACAGATGCTCAAGTAAAACTAGATTCACAGGGCACAGATTCCCCAGAAAGTTAACCCAATCTCACCATGAGGGATGGGTAAATTCTCAGATTTCCAAACTGCTGTACAGTGCCTCTGAGAATTGGTGATGCTTTGTTAAGGTTTGGGCAGAAGCAGAACTCTGTGGCTGGCAGCCACTATTCTCAGTTACACCTCCCAGTGCTCTTCTAAAAAGTGCCAGCTATTTCATTAGGCAATGTTGGAAGGAGAGGAAATTATACCCGCTGATCAAATATCCATGGCTTCCCTCAGCCATTCCTGAGACTTggtataaaatgaagaaaatcagtgTCATCTCTACTCTCCTCTGCCATGAGGCCATTTTCAGGCAAGTTAAAAAGTAGACTTTAAGAGATCAGACACAGCCTATTCCTTGTTCCCTGGTGGGGTCTGTGGTAAGGGTCAGGGAAGGGCATATAAGCACCAGAGCTTTATCCAAAGCCCCACGTCCCTAGAGTGCTTTCTGGTCTCATTTTGGTACCAAGGAAGCCCCACACAGTGGTACTGCATAGTCCCACTATGAATCAAGTGGCAGTTTATTTAAGGTGGTCTCAGCCAATTGTTACAAGCTACAGAATATATACATGCATCTATGTACAGAGCCTTGCAGAGAAACACAAAATTTTGAGGCTAGACCCATGATCGCCACCTACTATAATTGCACAAGGTCTTGTTCTATTAATCTCTCTTTGAACTCAACTAACTATATCTTGAAAATGAAGACCCTTCAGTGTCCATCCACTGTAAACCCCACCATTACCTTCTAGTTGGCATAAAAACAAgaaccacaaaaatttaaaaaatctgaaacagaGAACAGAAGGCCAAGAGTCAGCTTCTGCATTCTCAACTTTATTCAACATTAGACTTACCTGATTTCTTTCTGTGTGTACGGACAAGATGTActgctgtgtgtgagtgtgagtgtgtgtgtgtgtgtgtgtgtatctgtaccTTCTTATCCATTGGCAAGTTAACCTCCATCTGGTTTATTTTGCCATGCTATGCTTCCTTCCTGAAGGCATTACATTCTTCCCATTCCCCTGCTGTCTGTTCTAAGCTCCCAGACTCAAGCCTCTAGACTcttggatgacaaagtgagaagAAGACATTTTCTGACTTACCCTTTTGGAATCTCCTCCATTATTATCCCAGGCTTTGCTTTAAGTTGCACTTTAAATCACACCATCCTATTAATGCAATC encodes the following:
- the KCNJ10 gene encoding ATP-sensitive inward rectifier potassium channel 10 — protein: MTSVAKVYYSQTTQTESRPLMGPGIRRRRVLTKDGRSNVRMEHIADKRFLYLKDLWTTFIDMQWRYKLLLFSATFAGTWFLFGVVWYLVAVAHGDLLELDPPANHTPCVVQVHTLTGAFLFSLESQTTIGYGFRYISEECPLAIVLLIAQLVLTTILEIFITGTFLAKIARPKKRAETIRFSQHAVVASHNGKPCLMIRVANMRKSLLIGCQVTGKLLQTHQTKEGENIRLNQVNVTFQVDTASDSPFLILPLTFYHVVDETSPLKDLPLRSGEGDFELVLILSGTVESTSATCQVRTSYLPEEILWGYEFTPAISLSASGKYIADFSLFDQVVKVASPSGLRDSTVRYGDPEKLKLEESLREQAEKEGSALSVRISNV